A single Alteribacter lacisalsi DNA region contains:
- the ychF gene encoding redox-regulated ATPase YchF, with protein MALTTGIVGLPNVGKSTLFNAITQAGAESANYPFCTIDPNVGIVEVPDERLDKLTEMVEPHKTVPTAFEFTDIAGIVEGASKGEGLGNKFLSHIRQVDAISHVVRCFNDDNITHVSGSVDPIRDIEVINLELILADMETVEKRLAKVGKMARQKDKEAMFELEILEKFRDAFENEKPARSVSLTEEQTKFAKGMHLLTMKPVLYAANVSEEEILDADSNPNVQRVREFAKEENSEVIVVCAKIESEIAELEGEEKQEFLDDLGIEESGLDQLIKAAYNLLGLETYFTAGKQEVRAWTIKHGTRAPQAAGVIHTDFERGFIRAEVVSYDDLTEAGSMSVAKEKGKVRLEGKDYVVQDGDVVHFRFNV; from the coding sequence ATGGCGTTAACAACCGGAATTGTCGGGCTTCCGAACGTAGGAAAGTCCACACTGTTTAATGCAATTACCCAGGCTGGAGCCGAATCGGCCAACTATCCGTTCTGTACGATTGACCCGAACGTGGGGATCGTGGAAGTGCCCGATGAGCGTCTTGATAAACTCACGGAAATGGTGGAGCCTCATAAAACGGTTCCCACTGCTTTTGAATTTACTGATATCGCAGGGATTGTGGAAGGGGCAAGCAAAGGGGAAGGCCTCGGAAACAAATTTCTTTCCCATATCCGCCAGGTGGATGCTATCTCCCACGTAGTCCGCTGTTTTAATGACGATAACATTACCCACGTTTCCGGAAGTGTGGATCCGATCCGTGACATCGAAGTTATTAATCTGGAACTGATTCTTGCTGATATGGAGACGGTCGAAAAACGTCTTGCCAAAGTGGGGAAAATGGCCCGCCAGAAAGATAAAGAAGCCATGTTCGAACTTGAGATTCTGGAAAAGTTCAGAGATGCCTTTGAAAATGAAAAGCCGGCACGGAGTGTTTCTCTCACAGAAGAGCAGACGAAGTTTGCCAAAGGCATGCATCTTCTGACAATGAAGCCGGTTCTCTACGCAGCAAACGTAAGCGAAGAGGAAATTCTTGATGCCGACAGTAATCCGAACGTTCAGCGCGTCCGTGAGTTTGCCAAAGAAGAAAATTCGGAAGTGATTGTGGTATGTGCGAAAATCGAATCTGAAATTGCCGAGCTTGAAGGGGAAGAGAAGCAGGAGTTTCTTGACGATCTCGGAATTGAAGAATCAGGTCTCGACCAGCTGATTAAAGCAGCATATAACCTGCTGGGCCTTGAAACGTACTTCACGGCCGGGAAGCAGGAAGTCCGTGCATGGACAATTAAGCATGGCACGAGAGCACCACAGGCTGCGGGCGTCATTCACACGGACTTTGAGCGCGGATTCATCCGGGCCGAAGTGGTTTCCTACGATGACCTTACAGAAGCAGGAAGCATGAGCGTGGCGAAAGAAAAAGGGAAAGTAAGACTCGAAGGAAAAGACTATGTCGTCCAAGACGGCGATGTTGTTCATTTCCGTTTCAACGTATAG
- a CDS encoding ParA family protein — translation MGKVIAIANQKGGVGKTTTAVNLSACLANEGKRVLLIDIDPQGNTTSGVGVDKGDIDECIYNVLVEDTPSAQVILPTATEGLSILPSTIQLAGAEIELVPTISREVRLKKAIDQVADDYDYIVIDCPPSLGLLTINSLTAADSVLIPVQCEYYALEGLSQLLNTVRLVQKHLNQNLAIEGVLLTMLDARTNLGIQVIEEVKKYFREKVFRTIIPRNVRLGEAPSHGEPIITYDPRSKGAEVYTELAKEVVSNG, via the coding sequence ATGGGGAAAGTCATAGCCATCGCAAATCAGAAAGGCGGGGTCGGAAAAACGACGACAGCCGTCAATTTAAGTGCGTGTCTTGCTAACGAAGGGAAGCGTGTTCTCCTTATTGATATTGATCCGCAGGGTAATACGACAAGCGGTGTAGGAGTAGATAAAGGGGACATTGACGAATGTATCTATAACGTGCTGGTGGAGGACACACCTTCAGCCCAGGTGATTCTGCCGACAGCAACGGAAGGATTGTCCATTCTTCCGTCCACGATCCAGCTTGCAGGGGCTGAAATTGAACTCGTTCCGACTATTTCCCGGGAAGTGAGACTCAAAAAAGCAATTGATCAGGTGGCAGACGATTATGACTACATTGTGATAGACTGTCCGCCGTCACTCGGGCTTCTCACAATCAACTCGCTCACAGCGGCTGACTCGGTTCTGATCCCGGTACAGTGCGAGTATTACGCTCTTGAAGGTCTGAGCCAGCTTTTGAATACGGTGAGGCTCGTTCAAAAGCACCTGAATCAGAATCTTGCGATCGAAGGTGTCCTTCTTACCATGCTAGATGCGAGAACGAACCTTGGCATACAGGTAATTGAAGAAGTGAAGAAATACTTCCGCGAGAAGGTCTTCCGAACGATCATCCCGAGAAACGTCCGACTCGGGGAAGCACCGAGTCACGGGGAGCCGATTATTACGTACGATCCCCGCTCAAAAGGGGCAGAGGTTTATACAGAATTAGCGAAGGAAGTGGTGTCCAATGGGTAA
- a CDS encoding DUF951 domain-containing protein translates to MEKQFGLRDVVEMKKPHPCGENRWKIIRMGMDIRIKCLGCDHSVMLPRRDFAKKMKKVLEHHEE, encoded by the coding sequence ATGGAAAAGCAGTTCGGTCTGCGGGATGTCGTGGAAATGAAAAAGCCCCATCCGTGCGGGGAAAACAGGTGGAAAATTATCCGAATGGGAATGGATATCCGCATCAAATGTCTCGGGTGTGACCACAGCGTAATGCTGCCCCGCAGGGATTTTGCGAAGAAAATGAAAAAAGTACTCGAACACCATGAAGAATAA
- a CDS encoding ParB/RepB/Spo0J family partition protein: MGKGLGKGIQALFPDSSEQRTERVEEIPVSDIRPNPYQPRKHFSEEAIGELKRSIEQHGVLQPVIVRKSIKGFELVVGERRFKASKAAGLKEIPAVVRELNEDEMMEIALIENLQREDLNALEEAKAYQKLLEHLQVTQDELSRKLGKSRPHIANHLRLLQLPEMAQEFLAEGKLSMGHGRALLGLKNKDSLTGALQKTVKEKLSVRQLEEYVQKLNKEVSRETKDSKRQLTPYVREREASLKKYFGTNVQIRQGKKKGKIEIDFFSEDDLDRILTLLDREEEE; the protein is encoded by the coding sequence ATGGGTAAAGGACTTGGTAAAGGCATACAGGCTCTTTTCCCTGATTCATCCGAACAAAGGACGGAAAGGGTCGAGGAAATCCCTGTAAGCGACATCCGGCCTAATCCGTATCAGCCCCGGAAGCATTTCAGCGAAGAAGCGATCGGGGAACTAAAGCGCTCGATTGAACAGCACGGTGTGCTGCAGCCGGTTATTGTGCGAAAAAGCATTAAGGGATTTGAACTGGTCGTCGGTGAAAGACGCTTTAAGGCTTCCAAGGCAGCGGGACTTAAGGAAATTCCTGCGGTGGTACGGGAACTGAATGAAGATGAAATGATGGAAATTGCCCTCATTGAAAATCTCCAGCGCGAGGATCTGAATGCACTGGAAGAGGCAAAAGCGTACCAGAAGCTGCTCGAGCACCTGCAGGTGACACAGGATGAACTGTCGAGGAAGCTCGGGAAAAGCCGACCGCACATCGCTAACCATCTGCGGCTTTTGCAGCTCCCGGAAATGGCACAGGAGTTTCTTGCGGAAGGAAAGCTTTCCATGGGGCACGGGAGAGCGCTTCTCGGTCTTAAAAACAAAGACAGCCTTACAGGAGCTCTCCAGAAAACAGTGAAAGAAAAGCTGAGTGTCCGGCAGCTTGAAGAATATGTGCAGAAACTCAATAAAGAAGTTTCACGTGAAACAAAAGATTCAAAGCGGCAATTGACACCGTATGTTCGGGAACGTGAGGCTTCCCTGAAAAAGTATTTCGGTACAAATGTACAGATTAGACAGGGAAAGAAGAAAGGAAAAATAGAAATTGACTTCTTTTCCGAAGATGATCTGGATAGGATTTTAACGCTCCTTGACAGGGAAGAAGAAGAGTAG
- a CDS encoding YkvI family membrane protein — MWLAGFKWMFLIIGTIIGAGYASGRELWEFFGSESGLAIVLFAILFFICCNVLMTISYEQKSGHYLPVLRELMGRRLTGLYDGMIILYLFSVTVIMIAGGGATLEVLHIPYWYGVLIISGLLVMLFIWGISGMTSMNAVIIPVLIVFLVGTLITFQWTTGFEITFNLEAQHNWPTAFTFTALNILPLVAVLAAVGSKIRHPGEIWIASGGSALIMGIISFLYNESLLVVAHEVMLYEIPLFAILKHYPYFMVLVMSGLLWAAIYTTAASGMLGLCTRLREYMGLPYWLISLILALAMVPLTTIGFSTLISILYPLYGVLNLYILAAILLYPILNKFDEAPLR, encoded by the coding sequence ATGTGGTTAGCAGGGTTTAAATGGATGTTTCTGATTATCGGCACCATTATTGGAGCAGGATACGCTTCCGGCCGGGAACTTTGGGAATTTTTCGGCAGCGAAAGCGGCCTGGCTATTGTTTTGTTTGCGATCCTTTTCTTTATTTGCTGCAATGTGCTGATGACGATCAGCTATGAGCAGAAAAGCGGTCATTACCTGCCTGTCCTCCGTGAACTGATGGGCAGGCGGCTTACCGGTCTGTACGACGGAATGATTATCCTTTATCTTTTTTCTGTGACCGTTATTATGATTGCCGGGGGAGGGGCGACCCTTGAGGTGCTTCATATCCCTTACTGGTACGGTGTGCTGATCATTTCGGGTCTTCTGGTGATGCTGTTTATCTGGGGAATATCCGGCATGACCTCCATGAACGCGGTGATCATTCCTGTGCTGATCGTTTTTCTTGTGGGCACCCTCATAACGTTTCAGTGGACAACCGGGTTCGAAATTACGTTTAACCTGGAGGCACAGCACAACTGGCCGACCGCATTCACATTTACAGCCCTCAATATTCTGCCCCTGGTCGCTGTACTGGCGGCGGTGGGCAGTAAAATCAGGCACCCTGGTGAAATTTGGATCGCAAGCGGCGGAAGCGCTTTGATTATGGGGATCATATCGTTTCTGTATAACGAGTCGCTCCTGGTGGTGGCCCATGAAGTTATGTTATATGAAATACCCTTATTTGCCATTCTGAAGCATTATCCGTACTTTATGGTCCTTGTCATGTCAGGCCTTTTGTGGGCAGCTATTTATACAACAGCAGCTTCAGGGATGCTCGGTTTATGTACAAGACTCAGAGAGTATATGGGGCTCCCGTACTGGCTCATCTCCCTGATTCTTGCTCTTGCCATGGTTCCGCTCACCACGATTGGATTTTCCACACTCATCTCCATTCTGTATCCGCTTTACGGCGTTTTGAACCTGTATATTCTCGCGGCGATTCTTCTTTATCCGATTCTGAATAAGTTCGATGAAGCCCCGCTGAGATAA
- the yyaC gene encoding spore protease YyaC, producing MMFRGQLFKNRRQTPYRIHVKETHAAKELAAQVRHAVSTARPRELVVVCIGSDRSTGDSLGPLIGTKLEENGLGTWTVYGTLRSPVHAVNLEDTLKRIENTHQDPYIIAVDACLGRSTSVGYICFGEGPLKPGSAVNKKLPPVGDVHLTGIVNVGGVMEMMVLQNTRLSEVMEMAGVMGEAILEASRELAAPRKKFSWPILPAAPKQQG from the coding sequence ATGATGTTTCGTGGACAACTTTTTAAAAATCGCCGCCAGACGCCGTACCGCATCCATGTAAAAGAAACTCATGCAGCAAAGGAACTGGCGGCGCAGGTAAGACATGCGGTTTCAACTGCCAGACCAAGAGAACTTGTGGTTGTCTGCATCGGCTCAGACAGGTCGACAGGAGACAGTCTCGGTCCTCTCATCGGAACGAAACTGGAAGAAAACGGCCTTGGCACCTGGACCGTATACGGTACGCTGAGAAGCCCGGTTCATGCTGTGAACCTGGAAGATACACTAAAGAGAATCGAAAACACACATCAGGATCCTTACATCATCGCGGTTGACGCCTGTCTCGGACGTTCCACAAGCGTGGGCTATATCTGTTTCGGAGAAGGCCCGCTTAAACCCGGATCGGCAGTAAATAAAAAGCTGCCGCCTGTAGGCGATGTTCATCTGACCGGTATTGTCAACGTTGGCGGTGTAATGGAGATGATGGTGCTGCAGAACACTCGTCTCTCTGAAGTGATGGAAATGGCTGGTGTAATGGGTGAGGCGATCCTGGAAGCCTCCAGAGAGCTTGCGGCCCCGAGAAAAAAATTCAGTTGGCCTATACTGCCTGCTGCTCCGAAGCAGCAGGGATAA
- a CDS encoding aminotransferase class V-fold PLP-dependent enzyme produces the protein MIYLDQAASSFPKPPSVSRAVCEAIDEYGANPGRSGHRLARRASDTISRARKELATFFQCSQAERVLFYQNATQALNQGILGLDLTEGDHVVATAYEHNSVRRPLEWLREEKKVRITYIIPNENGVFTKEQLEEALRPETRLVAATHGSNVTGSITPVQEWGNCLKDRDAVFLVDASQTAGVLDIRMEDWSIDLLAFPAHKGLLGPQGAGVLIAGSRPSLKPIIFGGTGSHSEEPLQPDVWPAGFQSGTLNTPGIAGLLAGLEEVKSIGLDTIRKREKEMTDALLTGLSNMPGIRVYTVKGAERLGVVSFKMEGADVHEVAMILDEHYDIAVRAGLHCAPLAHQALATADIGLIRVSVGPYNTIDEISSFLNALEEIREGLAE, from the coding sequence ATGATTTATCTGGATCAGGCAGCGTCAAGCTTTCCAAAACCGCCTTCCGTTTCCAGAGCGGTGTGCGAAGCGATTGATGAATATGGCGCCAATCCCGGGAGAAGTGGACACCGACTGGCCCGACGTGCTTCTGACACGATCAGCCGGGCAAGAAAAGAACTGGCGACTTTTTTTCAGTGCAGCCAGGCTGAACGGGTATTGTTCTATCAGAATGCGACACAGGCACTGAATCAGGGAATACTGGGACTGGATCTTACCGAAGGAGACCACGTGGTTGCTACGGCCTATGAGCATAACTCGGTCAGGAGACCCCTTGAGTGGCTGAGAGAGGAAAAAAAGGTCCGGATTACGTACATCATTCCTAATGAAAACGGTGTATTTACCAAAGAGCAGTTAGAAGAGGCATTAAGACCTGAAACCCGGCTTGTGGCAGCCACTCATGGTTCGAATGTGACGGGGTCCATCACACCGGTTCAGGAATGGGGAAACTGTCTTAAAGACAGGGACGCCGTCTTTCTCGTTGATGCTTCTCAGACCGCAGGAGTCCTTGATATAAGAATGGAGGACTGGTCAATTGACCTGCTTGCGTTTCCCGCCCATAAAGGGCTGCTCGGACCCCAGGGGGCCGGTGTTCTGATTGCCGGCAGCCGCCCTTCATTGAAACCGATTATTTTCGGAGGAACCGGCAGCCATTCTGAAGAACCACTGCAGCCTGACGTATGGCCGGCAGGGTTCCAGAGCGGTACTCTGAATACACCAGGAATCGCCGGGCTTCTTGCCGGCCTTGAGGAAGTAAAGTCAATTGGCCTTGATACCATTCGTAAAAGGGAAAAGGAGATGACGGACGCTCTTCTCACCGGACTTTCGAACATGCCGGGAATCCGTGTCTATACAGTTAAAGGCGCAGAACGGCTCGGTGTCGTATCGTTTAAGATGGAAGGAGCAGATGTTCATGAAGTGGCGATGATTCTCGATGAGCATTACGACATCGCAGTCAGAGCTGGACTTCATTGTGCCCCTTTGGCTCATCAGGCACTGGCTACTGCCGACATAGGACTGATCCGGGTGAGTGTTGGGCCGTACAATACCATAGATGAAATCAGCTCTTTTTTGAACGCACTTGAAGAAATCAGGGAAGGGCTTGCAGAATAG
- a CDS encoding DUF554 domain-containing protein: MVLTGTIVNGLAIIIGASIGVKLQKIPSGMKDTVMKAIGLAVVILGISMALEGQQFLLAIFSLAIGGILGEWMDIEGKLNQAGAVLERKLKRPSSEGNFAGGFVAATLLFVVGAMAVIGALDSGLRNDHSVLYTKSLLDGFSSMIFAATMGIGVLFSAVPVVLYQGSIALAAAVIVTYVPNSLMDLFIAEITAVGGIMILAIGLNILGVKPVRVANLLPAIPLAVLFVWVMSLI; this comes from the coding sequence ATGGTTTTAACAGGGACGATTGTTAACGGTCTGGCGATTATCATCGGTGCCAGTATCGGAGTGAAACTTCAGAAAATCCCGTCAGGTATGAAGGACACGGTAATGAAAGCGATCGGACTTGCCGTCGTAATTTTAGGTATCTCAATGGCTCTGGAAGGCCAGCAGTTTCTTCTGGCAATTTTCAGTCTGGCAATCGGAGGCATACTTGGTGAGTGGATGGATATTGAAGGGAAATTAAACCAGGCAGGGGCTGTTCTTGAACGTAAACTGAAACGCCCTTCGTCTGAAGGGAATTTTGCCGGAGGTTTTGTAGCGGCGACGCTGCTTTTCGTCGTGGGGGCCATGGCGGTTATCGGAGCGCTGGACAGCGGCCTGCGGAACGACCATTCTGTTTTATACACGAAGAGCCTTCTTGACGGTTTTTCGTCCATGATTTTCGCAGCAACAATGGGGATCGGAGTTTTATTTTCGGCTGTTCCGGTCGTTCTTTACCAAGGCTCGATCGCACTGGCGGCAGCTGTCATTGTCACTTATGTCCCGAATTCACTGATGGATCTTTTTATCGCTGAAATTACAGCAGTGGGAGGGATCATGATCCTGGCAATCGGGCTCAATATTCTCGGAGTAAAACCGGTGCGGGTGGCGAATCTTCTTCCGGCCATTCCTCTGGCTGTGCTGTTTGTCTGGGTGATGAGCCTGATTTAA